A region from the Papaver somniferum cultivar HN1 unplaced genomic scaffold, ASM357369v1 unplaced-scaffold_22, whole genome shotgun sequence genome encodes:
- the LOC113340659 gene encoding uncharacterized protein LOC113340659, translating to MIRSSQISDSSATSDLESRSSNFGPSVLSPQTSESECPCIHDPVTQGGKKSTLNGFPMEAHIISNIGDQNLGAAAAYGSKTNFLLVDQCPLILAVGEETLKSNI from the exons ATGATAAGATCATCTCAAATTTCTGATTCTTCTGCTACCAGTGATTTGGAATCACGATCTTCTAATTTTG GTCCATCAGTACTCAGTCCGCAGACATCAGAGTCGGAATGTCCATGTATTCATGACCCAGTAACACAG GGTGGAAAGAAGTCGACATTAAACGGTTTCCCAATGGAGGCCCATATCATTAGCAACATTGGCGATCAGAACTTGGGCGCTGCAGCAGCTTATGGATCTAAAACCAATTTCTTACTTGTTGATCAATGTCCCCTCATACTTGCTGTCGGAGAAGAAACACTCAAATCCAATATTTGA
- the LOC113340633 gene encoding 40S ribosomal protein S4-3-like produces MARGLKKHMKRLNAPKHWMLDKLGGAFAPKPSSGPHKSRECLPLILILRNRLKYALTYREVIAILMQRHILVDGKVRTDKTYPSGFMDVVSIPKTNENFRLLYDTKGRFRLHSIKDEEAKFKLCKVRNVHFGSKGIPYINTFDGRTIRYPDPLIKANDTIKLDLESNKIVDFIKFDIGNVVMVTGGRNRGRVGVIKNREKHKGSFDTLHIQDSTGHEFATRLANVFTIGKGTKPWVSLPKGKGIKLSIIEEARKRLAAQGAATA; encoded by the exons ATG GCGAGGGGATTGAAGAAACATATGAAGAGGCTTAATGCCCCTAAGCATTGGATGCTTGATAAATTGGGTGGTGCTTTT GCCCCTAAGCCATCATCTGGACCACACAAGTCTAGGGAATGTCTTCCCCTGATTCTTATCCTGCGAAACAGATTGAAATATGCCCTTACATACCGTGAAGTTATTGCTATTTTGATGCAAAGGCACATTCTTGTTGACGGGAAAGTGCGAACAGACAAGACCTATCCATCTGGATTCATGG ATGTTGTGTCGATTCCCAAGACGAACGAGAACTTCCGTCTCCTATATGACACCAAGGGTCGCTTCCGTCTCCACTCCATCAAGGATGAAGAAGCTAag TTCAAGCTATGCAAGGTTAGAAATGTACACTTTGGATCTAAGGGTATTCCATACATCAACACCTTCGATGGTCGCACCATCCGTTACCCTGACCCTCTTATCAAGGCTAATGACACCATCAAGCTAGATCTTGAGAGCAATAAGATTGTTGATTTTATCAAGTTTGATATTGGTAATGTCGTCATGGTTACTGGAGGTAGAAACAGAGGCCGTGTTGGTGTTATCAAGAACAGAGAGAAGCATAAGGGAAGTTTCGATACCCTTCATATCCAGGATTCTACTGGCCATGAGTTCGCCACCCGTTTGGCCAATGTGTTCACCATTGGGAAAGGTACCAAGCCATGGGTTTCACTCCCCAAGGGCAAGGGTATCAAGTTGTCTATTATTGAAGAGGCTAGGAAAAGGTTGGCGGCCCAAGGAGCTGCCACAGCTTAG